AGATGATACCGATGGACCGTCGATTTTGTGCCGTACTGCTCAGGGACATCGTTCCAGGCACACCCCGTGGTCAGGACATACAAGATGCCGTTCAGGAGCTGCCGGGGGTCGCACCGGGGACGACCAACATGCGGTTTCTGGGGAGGGAGATGCTTCCGGATAATCTCCCAGAGATCGTCGTCGATTTCCTGAAACGCCATGCCCCGGCCCTAGGATGCTCAAGGGTCTTATAATTTTGGGATGTCCTCTTTGATTCCCAGTGGGACCAGCTCCTTGAGATCGAGTCTTGCTGTTCGTTCACTGCAGGTGAACGATGTCGCGTATCGGGACATAATCTGGAGAGATTCGGGATGGCCTTATAATTAAAAGAATTTTGCAGGGATGAAATGTATTCTACCCTCTATAGTACATGTGCATCTTTTAACGTCTGCTTTATCCAGATTTTATCGTGCTGGGGCTTGAGAGAAGCGACGACTTCCACTAACTCATCGTCATTGCTAACATCAAAGTTGTCCTTGACATAGAGTGCCGTTGCGATTATCGATAGAGTGAGTGCGTTGTAGTGACCGTATTTCGCAACGATAGCGTTGATCTTATCTTTCATCGGGGCATCGAGAACATGCTCGTAGCTGATTCTCCCAGGTTCGATGAAGTAGCCCTTATCCTGCTCCCAGCGAATGGTGACAAGACCAATCTCACTGGCCAACTCCAATTCACTGGCAACCTCGCCAGAATAGGGGCCATAGTGGTACATTGAATAATTAAAACCTGAATCGAGTTGCCGGGTCAACAGATATCCAATTTTTTGAACGATCGTCTTGCCAATCTGTTTATGGGGATCCTTCTCATGCAATTTTCTGACGATGTACTCGACAAGAGCCGTTCCCTCAAACATGCTTCCAGACACAATTCTCCCCTCTGATTCACACCATCTTTTCCGCCCGCTCTCTGTCTTCGGGTTTGACGTACAGTCTGATCTGCCTAACATCGCCAATATTTTTAACTATCGGCGAGCGTTCCGAAAGTGGGCTCGTGGATTGATCCTTTGTAACGATCATGATCTCTTTGTTGCCCTTCTCATGCCTGTTCGTGTCGTACCAGACTCTGGGAGATTCATCTACCCAGTACCAGATCCCTTCATCGTCCAGTATCTTCATCCATGAGCTCAGTTTTTCATCGTCTTCTGGCGTGGGAATACCCCTGATCTCGCGGATCCTTCGGATGTGATCCCTTGTCTTTATGGATCTACACCAGTAGTTATCATCGCTGTTCTTCAACCACTGCCACATCTCATAATCGTCCAGTTTCAAGAATTTGGTCAGTTCTTCGCCTTCTGGAGACGGCAGTATGTTGCTCTTCGAGACTATGGCTTCCTGATACATTTTATCGAAAGCCCTGCGGGTCTTATGGAAATAAACTTGAGAGAACATCTGATATCTGGCGATTATCAGGGCTTCTGCAACATAACGCCCCCCTTCGCGTATACCCAGGGTGACATCCTCGCTCTCAGGATCGATTCCGAGAGCGACGCTTACAAGAAGCCTTTCGAGGTCGTACACGCCGTACTTCACGCCGATGTGAAGAGAATCCCGCAGAAGATAATCGCCTCGATCCGCGTCGAGCTGACTTGATATGAGTATCTTCCAGAAGACCCTCTTGCCCAGATTTTTTGGATTTCCTTCTATGAAGTCCGCCAGGTCGTCAGCCGAGATATTAAAATTCATCCGATTCGTACGGTGCTCTTCGATGACTTCCCGCAACGGTCCTTTGATAATCGCAACGGTATAATCCTCATGTTTATATGGCTTTGGATTTTTGGATTTATTTTCAGGATCGATTCGGAGGTATGAGAGAACGGTGCATGGCCGACGTCGTGAAGTAGAGAAGCGAGTCTGACAAGCTGTCGATCTCTCTTGAGACCGCTCTCCTCGTAACACAATTGGTCAGATAAAACACGCTTATTCAGATCATTTTCAAGAATCGCATCATACATCTTGGTAGCCAGGTGCATGACACCAAGAGAGTGTTCAAACCTGGTGTGCACTGCTCCGGGATAGACCATCTCCGTGAAGGATAACTGTTTGATTCTCCTAAGCCGCTGGAAAACGGGGTGGTTAATGATCTCCTTCTCCCAGCTACTGAACGGGATAAATCCATATATCGGATCCCTCACTTTAAATAGCGTCACCGGGAGATCCCTCAATCAGTATTGTATTTGTATTTATCTTCTTAAATAACGGTAGTTCTCAACTTCATCGGATTTTACGATTAATCTGGAACCGGTCATTCTGTGTACTGCGTCCATCCATATCTTCACGGATCGCCGGTCAGGATCTGCTTCTGATGCCTGGTTGGAATAAGGTAAGCTGGACCACAGGTATCCTGAATCTGCAGATGATATCCTCTGGCAGCAGTATATGCTGGGATTAATTAAAGGCCATAATGCTCATTTTTTTGGGTGAATAGCCGATAATTTCGGCCATTTTTCCGAAGCCCCTCAGGCACGTTTGGAGGGGCTCTTCTGGGGGTAGACGATGTCCACATCACCCCGACTGTCATGACGGGCTGCAATCCCCTCCTGAGGGGCTCGAGAAGAGCCCTTAAATTGCTCATTTTCGGAAATAAGGCCAACATAATCGAAATCCCCTTTAATGGCCCCTTTTTCGGGGGGTCGGGATCGTAGATCAGAGCCGGATCGGGGAAATATCGGTTTTAAGGCGACTTCATGATTGCGTTGGCGATGGTGATCCCAGTTTCCGTGAACACGGGGTGGAGCATATAAAGGGGAAAAGGACCCCCCCTAATCGGCTCTGTTGGAACCATACCAGAGAGGATCTCTTCTACCGAAAGATCTATGGCACAGGGCTCCTTGCCTCTTTGTGCAAAGGAAGAGCAATGAGCAATTACCAAACTTGCAGAATACATATTTCAGAGGATTTCGATTATCTATCACTTCAATCTACCGGATCTCTCACTATCCCCCTGTTTCCTCAACCGTGTCTCCTCTTTCTCCTGAGCTCCTTTGATGGGAAGGAATTTTCCGGCTGTCTTCGATCGCTACCGCTCGGACGGGTGTCGATGGATCGTACGGAGCTGCGTCAGGTTGAACGCAAGACAGGAGAAGAGATTCTTGAGAGGGACCCGGGCGCCGGTGGTGACCAGGACATGTCCGCCCTGGAACACCCGCTCGATCACGGCGAACGGCCGGTCCACGAGTGACCGGGTCCGGCGGATCGCCCGGTTCCTTCGGTTCTCCGGGATGGAGAGCGGATGCCCCCGGACCGCCCGGTGCAGGGTCTTGTCCAGGGATGCCTGCGGTATCACCCCGAAATTGCCGGCATCCCGGTAGACGGTCTCCCCTTTCTGGGAGAGGTCGACCTGGCTGTCATGGAGAGCGGCGGGGGTCGTCTCCACCCGTCGGATGAGCTGGTGGTCTCTGTCCATCAGGATGGGGAGTTTGAACCCGAACAAGGACTTCTTCCCCTTCTTCGCCCAGGTACCGTCCTGGCTCCGCCGGGTCTTCGCCTCGTCTCCCCGGAGCGTATCCGCAAAGGCTTGGCCCGGATCGGCCGTGATGAAGGTCGCATCCTGGATCACCCCGCGCCGGATCTGTAGGCCTTTCTCGTCCAGCTGCCGCTGGAGTTCCTCCCAGATCGCCTTCTCCTTCCCGGTCTCGATCAGCCGCTCCCGGAAGTACCAGACGGTGGTGTGATCCGGGATCGTCTCCGGGAATCCCAGGAACTTCCGAAAGGAGATCCGGTCGTTCGCCTGGCGCTCCAGTTCCGGATCAGAAAGCCCGTAGAGGGACGGGAGCACGAGCAGCTTCATCATGAGAATAACGTCCATTTTGGGCTGTCCGCCCTGGCCCTGGTCATTGATGTACAGCTGGCCGATCACCGGCCGGAAGGCCTCCCCGTCGATCAGAGATGCGAGGTCAGAGAGCTTATCCCCGAGTCTCTGGATGCGTTTGTACTCCTCGTTCAGGGCAAAATCGGTGAGTGAGTCCATTACTCACGTATGCGTCGTGCGCAGGTAAAGCTCTTGCGGTTGAAGGGGAGGTTATTCGAAATCCTCCCATGTACTTAAAGATTCGATTCGGGGTTTTCTCTGGAATAATCTGGCTTGCCAGTTCAAGTAAATCATTTAGTAATATAATCTCCCACTCCCCCGGGATCTCCCCGCTATCCGTCTCCTTGTAGCCCTCACGCACCATATCCAGCCTCCTGCAGGTAAATACCCGGCCGTCCCATTCCCGGGCGCTCACCGGCGAAGGGCGTTTGCATCGGCAGAATCGCGGCCAGCACCGCCCGTTGCGCTCTCATAGATTCCCTCCAATCTCCATCCCAGGCGCTGTCCGATACCCCTGGCGGGGATGATTGCGGATATTCTTGTATTTCGCCTCAATTCTGCCGTCTTCCAGCATAGGATTGATATAGTGGTTCCGGAGCGAGTCCTTCCCGCGGTTCAGCAGATCCGCCAGGTCATCGAGGGTCAGGTAATCCTCCTTGCAGAGCTGGAGTATTGTTGCTTCAACGACTTCTCTGGGCGCTTTCCGCAGAGATCTGACCGGTTCCGCAATCTCACGCAATGTATCCAAATGTTCGGAGTACCTCGGCAAATGTTCGGAGTTTGCGGCATAATGTTCGGAGCTCTCGACCAAATGTTCGGAGTTCGACTTTAAACAACCTCCCCCGGCTCCGAACATTTCATCTCCCATCGGGTGGCGACCTGGCCGGTAGTAGAAGGTGTTTCTGCCCGAACCCTCGCTTATCAGCAGTCCTTTTTCGACCAGACCGTGGAGAGCAACGGTGATGTCGTGAGGGTGTGCTTTCGTCACCTCCTTCAACCTCCCGTGGTTCACGCATCCCTCACAGTGGGCGGTCAGGAGAGCCAGCCGCTCGATCTCACCAAGTTTACTGAACGATTCGCCGAGCTCGGCCTTCAGGTCCTCGACAGCCTCCGTCGGCACAAGGCTGATCATTTTGAGGATGAAGATCGTCTGATTACTCTCATACCGCTCTTCAAGCACCGGTTCGCGCCAGTGCTGGAGCTGCCAGTTCCGGTAGATCTTCAGGAATCCCGATCCCGCTTGCTCGCCAAGACCGATCAACTGAAACATCTTCTGGAGGTTCCGATTCCGGCAATCGCTAACACCGCCCCTTATTGCTTCGGCTTTTGGCACCCTCATCAGGCCCGGGTTCCGAAACCCGAACAGATCGGGGCGTTTCACGACAAGAATTGAGCAACTACCCGAATAATCAGCATGAATCAGAGTATTTACCAGCGCCTCACGCAAGGCCTCGTGGACCGGAGTCTCTTCGACTCTTTCGTCGCCTTTCAGCTGAAAAGGCACTTTCAAGTCGCTTGAGAGTCGCTTCATGACGATGCGGTAAAAATCATATAGATTCCCCGACCACGACCCATCGAGTGTGACCCGATCAACCCAGCGGGTTTCGGGCGTCTCCCGCTCCTGGTAGTCCACGATGTAGGTGGGAACAGCATCGAGGATCGATCGGAACTTCCCGAACATCAGCAACCCTGCGAGCGTGAGCCCTTCCTTTCCCGTCTGTCGATCCCGTGCCCATCCACCGATCTGCCGGAGGAACTCCAGGTCGTTGCACTCGTTGAACGGGTGATCCGGCTTGCGATTGGAGAACTGCTGCCGGTAGATTCGAAAAGATTCTTTATCAAGATCGTCTAGACCGTAGTGTTCCAAGATAACAGCATCGCGGGTGTCATTCACCTGCTCGCCAAGCATCTGCTTCACAAGGTCGGGCGGACACAGGTAATCACCCTCGTTATTGCGCCGGTATGTCCCCATTAAGGGATTCTGCCCGATGTATACCGGGCGCTGCTTCCGTGAAGCTTGAGGGATCCGAACAAGGATCACTGTCTTCCCCTCGACTTGGACCGGTGCAATGTCCCGGTTCTGGAGGAGGTTGACACTCGCCTTATTTGGGTTATTCAGTGAATTCCAGATGTCCTGTATGATCTTCTGGCTATCGGGCAGATCGTGGAAGACAACGCCATTCCGGGTTCCTTCCGCGCCGAGGATAATATAACCGCCTTCTGTATTCGCCATCGCAGAGTACGTCTCCCAGAATGAGCCAGGGAGTTCTCCCTTGCCGTTCTTCCCCCGTGCAGTCTTCAACTCGACGTCATAGCCCTCCTGCAACGACGCCAGATCAAAGAAGTCTTTACTCATCGCCAATCACTTCCATCAGACTCCCTCTCCCGCACCATACCCGAGCTCCCGCAAGTAGCCATCCAGACGTTCCTTCGCCGCGTCCCGCTCCGCCTCGATATCGGGGGCGGTCACCCGATACTTATCTCACCAGTTCTCGTAGATCGCCATGAGTTCCTAACGCGATTGGGTCAGATAACGCTCCAGCCCGGCGGC
This Methanomicrobiales archaeon DNA region includes the following protein-coding sequences:
- a CDS encoding transposase, which produces MAFQEIDDDLWEIIRKHLPPQKPHVGRPRCDPRQLLNGILYVLTTGCAWNDVPEQYGTKSTVHRYHLELCEKGVYQAIFLDLLQSGYDIQKLDLIHGITDTKAIPAKKGETSALMATRK
- a CDS encoding putative DNA binding domain-containing protein, which produces MSKDFFDLASLQEGYDVELKTARGKNGKGELPGSFWETYSAMANTEGGYIILGAEGTRNGVVFHDLPDSQKIIQDIWNSLNNPNKASVNLLQNRDIAPVQVEGKTVILVRIPQASRKQRPVYIGQNPLMGTYRRNNEGDYLCPPDLVKQMLGEQVNDTRDAVILEHYGLDDLDKESFRIYRQQFSNRKPDHPFNECNDLEFLRQIGGWARDRQTGKEGLTLAGLLMFGKFRSILDAVPTYIVDYQERETPETRWVDRVTLDGSWSGNLYDFYRIVMKRLSSDLKVPFQLKGDERVEETPVHEALREALVNTLIHADYSGSCSILVVKRPDLFGFRNPGLMRVPKAEAIRGGVSDCRNRNLQKMFQLIGLGEQAGSGFLKIYRNWQLQHWREPVLEERYESNQTIFILKMISLVPTEAVEDLKAELGESFSKLGEIERLALLTAHCEGCVNHGRLKEVTKAHPHDITVALHGLVEKGLLISEGSGRNTFYYRPGRHPMGDEMFGAGGGCLKSNSEHLVESSEHYAANSEHLPRYSEHLDTLREIAEPVRSLRKAPREVVEATILQLCKEDYLTLDDLADLLNRGKDSLRNHYINPMLEDGRIEAKYKNIRNHPRQGYRTAPGMEIGGNL
- a CDS encoding HD domain-containing protein, translating into MTLFKVRDPIYGFIPFSSWEKEIINHPVFQRLRRIKQLSFTEMVYPGAVHTRFEHSLGVMHLATKMYDAILENDLNKRVLSDQLCYEESGLKRDRQLVRLASLLHDVGHAPFSHTSESILKINPKIQSHINMRIIPLRLSKDRCGKSSKSTVRIG
- a CDS encoding IS5 family transposase, with the protein product MDSLTDFALNEEYKRIQRLGDKLSDLASLIDGEAFRPVIGQLYINDQGQGGQPKMDVILMMKLLVLPSLYGLSDPELERQANDRISFRKFLGFPETIPDHTTVWYFRERLIETGKEKAIWEELQRQLDEKGLQIRRGVIQDATFITADPGQAFADTLRGDEAKTRRSQDGTWAKKGKKSLFGFKLPILMDRDHQLIRRVETTPAALHDSQVDLSQKGETVYRDAGNFGVIPQASLDKTLHRAVRGHPLSIPENRRNRAIRRTRSLVDRPFAVIERVFQGGHVLVTTGARVPLKNLFSCLAFNLTQLRTIHRHPSER